Proteins from one Impatiens glandulifera chromosome 2, dImpGla2.1, whole genome shotgun sequence genomic window:
- the LOC124925381 gene encoding auxin-responsive protein SAUR21-like: protein MGFRLPVFVQAKQVIRRALSTPMSSDVPKGYLAVYVGDTERKRCIVPVAYLKHPFFQSLLSKAEEEFGFDHPMGGLTIPCTEEDFIDITSGLKCR, encoded by the coding sequence ATGGGTTTCCGTTTGCCAGTTTTTGTTCAAGCCAAGCAGGTGATTCGTCGAGCCTTGTCAACTCCGATGTCCTCTGATGTCCCCAAAGGATATCTCGCAGTATATGTCGGAGACACAGAGAGGAAGCGCTGCATAGTCCCAGTTGCATACTTGAAGCATCCTTTTTTCCAGAGTTTGCTAAGCAAGGCAGAAGAAGAGTTTGGGTTTGATCACCCAATGGGTGGTCTTACAATTCCCTGCACAGAAGAAGATTTCATTGATATCACCAGCGGCTTGAAATGCCGATGA
- the LOC124924804 gene encoding secreted RxLR effector protein 161-like, with amino-acid sequence MSHVPYASAVGSLMYAMVCTRPDLAHAVSVDNRFMGDPGKEHWQAVKRIFRYLRGTSDIGLSYGGDSQCLVSGYSDSDYAGDVDSRRSMTGYVFTLGGSVVSWKTTLQPTVTLSTIEAEYMALTEASKEGIWLKGLISDLGLHHDQASVYCDSLSAICLTKDQVHHERTKHIDMRYHFMRSEKRIKVNKVGTADNPTDMFTKPVPQSKFQ; translated from the coding sequence ATGTCACATGTTCCTTATGCTAGTGCAGTGGGAAGcttgatgtatgctatggtcTGCACTAGACCGGATCTTGCACATGCTGTTAGTGTTGACAATAGGTTCATGGGAGaccctggtaaggaacactggCAAGCAGTGAAGAGGATTTTCCGCTACCTCAGGGGTACATCTGATATTGGTCTCAGTTATGGTGGTGATAGTCAATGTCTAGTATCTGGTTACTCAGATTCTGACTATGCTGGAGATGTAGACAGTAGAAGATCGATGACCGGTTATGTATTCACGCTTGGTGGTTCGGTTGTGAGTTGGAAGACTACTCTACAGCCGACAGTAACCTTGTCTACTATAGAGGCAGAATATATGGCTTTGACAGAAGCTTCTAAGGAAGGAATCTGGTTGAAAGGATTGATTAGTGACTTGGGTCTACACCACGATCAGGCTTCAGTGTACTGCGACAGTTTGAGTGCAATATGCTTAACCAAGGATCAAGTTCACcatgaaagaacaaaacacattgataTGAGATATCATTTTATGAGAAGTGAAAAGAGGATCAAGGTAAACAAAGTGGGGACTGCAGACAATCCAACTGATATGTTTACCAAGCCGGTTCCGCAGAGCAAGTTTCAATAG
- the LOC124925385 gene encoding auxin-responsive protein SAUR21-like, which yields MAFRSPIFVQAKQAIRRALSTPMSSDVPKGYLAVYAGETERKRCIVPIAYLKHPFFQCLLSKAEEEFGFDHQMGGLTIPCTEEDFIDITSSLKC from the coding sequence ATGGCTTTTCGCTCACCAATTTTTGTTCAAGCAAAGCAGGCAATTCGCCGAGCACTGTCCACTCCAATGTCCTCAGATGTCCCCAAAGGATATCTTGCAGTATATGCCGGAGAGACAGAGAGGAAGCGCTGCATAGTTCCAATTGCATACTTGAAGCATCCTTTTTTCCAGTGTTTGCTAAGCAAGGCAGAAGAAGAGTTTGGGTTTGATCACCAAATGGGTGGTCTTACAATTCCCTGCACAGAAGAAGATTTCATTGATATCACCAGCAGCTTGAAATGCTAA
- the LOC124925382 gene encoding auxin-responsive protein SAUR21-like, producing the protein MGFRLPVFVQAKQVIRRALSTPMSSDVPKGYLAVYIGDTERKRCIVPVAYLKHPFFQSLLSKAEDEFGFDHPMGGLTIPCTEEDFIDITSGLKCR; encoded by the coding sequence ATGGGTTTCCGCTTGCCAGTTTTTGTTCAAGCTAAGCAGGTGATTCGTCGAGCCTTGTCAACTCCGATGTCCTCTGATGTCCCCAAAGGATATCTCGCAGTATATATAGGAGACACAGAGAGGAAGCGCTGCATAGTCCCAGTTGCATACTTGAAGCATCCTTTTTTCCAGAGTTTGCTAAGCAAGGCAGAAGACGAGTTTGGGTTTGATCACCCAATGGGTGGTCTTACAATTCCCTGCACAGAAGAAGATTTCATTGATATCACCAGCGGCTTGAAATGCCGATGA
- the LOC124925384 gene encoding auxin-responsive protein SAUR21-like, which produces MGFRLPVFVQAKQVIRRALSSPMSSDVPKGYLAVYIGETERKRCIVPVAYLKHPFFQSLLSKAEEEFGFDHPMGGLTIPCTEEDFIDITRSLNC; this is translated from the coding sequence ATGGGTTTCCGTTTGCCAGTTTTTGTTCAAGCCAAGCAGGTGATTCGTCGAGCCTTGTCATCTCCGATGTCCTCTGATGTCCCCAAAGGATATCTCGCAGTATATATCGGAGAAACAGAAAGGAAGCGCTGCATAGTCCCAGTTGCATACTTGAAGCATCCGTTTTTCCAAAGTTTGCTAAGCAAGGCAGAAGAAGAGTTTGGGTTTGATCACCCAATGGGTGGTCTTACAATTCCCTGCACAGAAGAAGATTTCATTGATATCACCCGCAGCTTGAACTGTTGA
- the LOC124924803 gene encoding secreted RxLR effector protein 161-like — MATAKPIDTPSASNAHLSVAFAPKSSQEKEYMSHVPYASAVESLMYAMVCTRPDLAHAVSVVIRFMGDPGKEHWQEVKRIFRYLRGTSDIGLSYGGDSQCLVSSYSDSDYVGDVDSRRSMIGYVFTLGGSVVSWKATLQPTVTLSTTEAEYMALTEAAKEGIWLK; from the coding sequence ATGGCTACTGCTAAGCCCATTGATACTCCTAGTGCTTCAAATGCACATTTGTCTGTAGCATTTGCACCTAAATCATCTCAGGAGAAGGAATACATGTCACATGTTCCTTATGCTAGTGCAGTGGAAAGCTTAATGTATGCTATGGTCTGCACTAGACCGGATCTTGCACATGCTGTTAGTGTTGTCATTAGGTTCATGGGAGaccctggtaaggaacactggCAAGAAGTGAAGAGGATTTTCCGCTACCTCAGGGGTACATCTGATATTGGTCTCAGTTATGGTGGTGATAGTCAGTGTCTAGTATCTAGTTACTCAGATTCTGACTATGTTGGAGATGTAGACAGTAGAAGATCGATGATCGGTTATGTATTCACGCTTGGTGGTTCTGTTGTGAGTTGGAAGGCTACTCTACAGCCGACAGTAACCttgtctactacagaggcaGAATATATGGCcttgacagaagctgctaaggagggAATCTGGTTGAAATGA
- the LOC124925383 gene encoding auxin-responsive protein SAUR21-like: MGFRLPVIVQSKNAIRRAVSTPISSNVPKGHLAVYVGETDRKRYVVPISYLKHPFFQSLLRKAEEEFGFDHPMGGLTIPCTEEDFIDIARSLNC, from the coding sequence ATGGGTTTCCGCTTACCGGTTATCGTACAATCCAAGAATGCAATCCGACGGGCTGTGTCTACTCCAATATCTTCGAATGTACCAAAAGGGCACCTTGCAGTATATGTTGGAGAAACAGATCGGAAAAGATACGTAGTCCCAATTTCATATTTGAAACATCCTTTTTTCCAGAGCTTGTTGAGAAAAGCAGAAGAAGAGTTTGGGTTTGATCACCCAATGGGTGGTCTTACAATTCCCTGCACAGAAGAAGATTTCATTGACATTGCACGCAGCTTGAATTGTTGA